Proteins encoded in a region of the Streptomyces sp. NBC_00258 genome:
- a CDS encoding TfuA-like protein produces MADFLPPVSVGDVLRAVRDGYENLVLIDGYFHGVPSVWHKEIMYALSLNIGVAGCSSMGALRAAELWPYGMAGSGRIFEAYRDGTHESDDEVAVLHGDGESGYRCASEPLVNIRHGLGLARRAGVVSAALERQLVARARALFYADRHWSRVVADLAGLTGSEDEAARLRRFLRETDTDLKRADAIETLWRIADGDLRRPEMVEDFTFEETHSFLVLRMAEGMN; encoded by the coding sequence ATGGCCGATTTCCTGCCCCCTGTCTCGGTCGGGGACGTACTCAGGGCCGTACGGGACGGATACGAGAACCTGGTGCTCATCGACGGATACTTCCACGGCGTTCCGTCGGTGTGGCACAAGGAAATCATGTACGCGCTGTCGCTGAATATCGGCGTGGCCGGCTGCTCCAGTATGGGAGCGCTCCGCGCCGCCGAGCTGTGGCCGTACGGAATGGCCGGAAGCGGTCGGATCTTCGAGGCATATCGCGACGGAACCCACGAGAGCGACGACGAGGTCGCCGTGCTGCACGGTGACGGGGAATCCGGCTACCGCTGCGCGTCGGAACCCCTGGTCAACATCCGCCACGGACTGGGCCTGGCCCGCCGGGCGGGGGTGGTCTCCGCCGCGCTGGAGCGGCAACTGGTCGCGCGCGCCAGGGCGTTGTTCTACGCGGACCGGCACTGGTCCCGCGTGGTGGCGGACCTGGCAGGTCTCACCGGCTCGGAGGACGAGGCGGCGCGGCTGCGCCGGTTCCTGCGCGAGACCGACACCGATCTGAAACGCGCCGACGCGATCGAGACACTGTGGCGCATTGCCGACGGGGATCTCAGACGGCCTGAAATGGTCGAGGATTTCACCTTTGAGGAGACCCACAGCTTCCTCGTGCTGCGCATGGCGGAAGGCATGAATTGA
- a CDS encoding YcaO-like family protein yields the protein MTLRRFGPVGKRIGITRLADVTGLDRVGLPVCLALRPTARSLVTSIGKGPTPAAAKVGALMESIETWHAEHLDLPTRTATPAELTADGERALDVTELPRAVGAVIDPHKPRSWVRGVDLSTRAPTWVPVDSVSMDFVAERLGEPGLARNSNGLASGNSLEQAMLHGLCEVVERDAESRWRASSDSYRVRLDTVDDPDCRRLIGMIDAAGLHLAAWDVTSHTGVPCYGCVVLAPPGLDGDLDAGVHDGFSCRPSPAAALAGAVEEALQKRLTYIAGSRDDLSREEVERVRAPELIDAVWDELAAEPADMDLQDRPTLATGTLAGDLRAVLRAVTSGSRHTVTAVDLTRPDAGVPVAKVIVTRMEGPFGMCAPASPDESAPGER from the coding sequence GTGACATTGCGGCGTTTCGGCCCCGTGGGAAAGCGAATCGGGATAACCCGGCTGGCCGATGTGACCGGCCTCGACCGTGTCGGTCTGCCGGTTTGTCTCGCGCTCCGGCCCACGGCCCGTTCGCTGGTGACGAGCATCGGGAAGGGCCCGACTCCCGCCGCGGCCAAGGTCGGCGCCCTGATGGAGAGCATCGAGACCTGGCATGCGGAGCACCTCGATCTGCCCACCCGGACCGCGACCCCCGCCGAGCTCACCGCCGACGGCGAGCGTGCCCTGGACGTGACCGAACTGCCCCGGGCCGTCGGCGCGGTGATCGACCCGCATAAACCACGGTCCTGGGTACGGGGAGTCGACCTCTCCACCCGGGCGCCCACCTGGGTCCCGGTCGACTCCGTCTCGATGGACTTCGTGGCCGAACGGCTCGGCGAGCCCGGACTCGCCAGGAACTCCAACGGCCTCGCCTCCGGAAACAGCCTGGAGCAGGCGATGCTGCACGGCCTGTGCGAGGTCGTCGAGCGGGACGCCGAGTCCCGCTGGCGTGCCTCCTCGGACTCGTACCGAGTGCGGCTGGACACGGTGGACGACCCGGACTGCCGGCGGCTGATCGGGATGATCGACGCGGCGGGTCTCCACCTGGCGGCCTGGGACGTGACCTCGCACACCGGGGTGCCCTGCTACGGCTGTGTCGTACTGGCTCCGCCGGGCCTCGACGGAGACCTGGACGCCGGAGTGCACGACGGCTTCAGCTGCCGCCCCTCTCCCGCGGCGGCCCTCGCCGGAGCGGTCGAGGAAGCGCTCCAGAAACGTCTGACCTACATCGCCGGCAGCCGGGACGACCTCAGCCGCGAGGAGGTCGAACGGGTCCGCGCGCCGGAGCTGATCGACGCCGTCTGGGACGAACTGGCCGCAGAGCCCGCCGACATGGACCTCCAGGACCGGCCGACGCTGGCCACCGGCACCTTGGCCGGTGATCTCCGTGCCGTACTGCGAGCCGTCACCTCCGGCTCCCGGCACACCGTGACCGCGGTCGACCTGACCCGCCCCGATGCCGGGGTGCCGGTGGCCAAGGTGATCGTCACCCGCATGGAAGGACCCTTCGGGATGTGCGCTCCCGCGTCGCCCGACGAGTCCGCTCCGGGAGAGCGGTGA
- a CDS encoding MFS transporter — MRSAAVGTDVTARDTGRRDFRRMWTGQSISLVGDQVSLFALPSLAILVLDATGPQVGVLHAMATIAFPALGLFVGAFMDHVRCRPFMIGADLLRLVLFLSIAALALTDALGLWHLYAAAALASVCTVVFDVGYQTHLPRLVSRDFLPLGNARLEMSSSVARAGGPAIAGAVTQLLGPALAVAANALSFLASAAGLLTIRTPESAVPDPTGAPWRKQILDGARYMWRTPVLRWLSAAAALRNFSMAMVDTILLLFLYRAMDLSPALAAAVLTAGALAAVLGAVVSRRLVQRMGAGPVLLATATEGIVWAGAPLALATGSSTVVIAIAFVSALWLPVWNITVITLRQLITPPHLLGRVHATARTINLCTIPVGAVAGGLLAGWASDVWGEGTGLAAALAAAGLVTVSGLPFLLRKEIRHMRQLPSSEETP, encoded by the coding sequence GTGAGGTCGGCCGCCGTCGGTACGGACGTCACCGCACGGGACACGGGCCGCCGGGACTTCCGCCGGATGTGGACGGGCCAGAGCATCAGCCTCGTCGGCGATCAGGTGTCCCTGTTCGCCCTGCCCAGCCTGGCCATTCTGGTGCTGGACGCCACCGGGCCCCAGGTCGGCGTGCTGCACGCGATGGCGACGATCGCCTTTCCCGCGCTCGGCCTGTTCGTCGGCGCCTTCATGGATCACGTCAGGTGCCGCCCCTTCATGATCGGCGCGGATCTGCTGCGCCTGGTCCTCTTCCTGTCCATCGCGGCGCTGGCGCTGACGGACGCGCTCGGGCTGTGGCACCTCTATGCCGCGGCGGCGCTCGCGAGCGTGTGCACCGTCGTGTTCGACGTCGGATACCAGACACACCTGCCCCGCCTGGTCAGCCGCGACTTCCTGCCGCTCGGCAACGCGCGCCTCGAAATGTCCAGCAGCGTGGCCCGCGCGGGCGGCCCCGCCATCGCCGGCGCGGTCACCCAGCTGCTGGGTCCCGCGCTCGCCGTCGCGGCCAACGCGCTCAGCTTCCTCGCCTCCGCGGCCGGCCTGCTCACCATCCGCACCCCCGAGTCCGCCGTACCGGACCCGACCGGCGCCCCCTGGCGGAAGCAGATCCTGGACGGCGCGCGGTACATGTGGCGTACGCCCGTCCTGCGATGGCTCTCGGCCGCCGCCGCCCTGCGCAACTTCAGCATGGCCATGGTCGACACCATCCTGCTGCTCTTCCTCTACCGCGCCATGGACCTGTCCCCCGCACTGGCCGCCGCCGTCCTGACCGCCGGGGCGCTGGCCGCCGTGCTCGGCGCCGTCGTCAGCCGTCGGCTCGTCCAGCGCATGGGCGCCGGCCCCGTCCTGCTCGCCACCGCGACCGAGGGAATCGTCTGGGCCGGGGCCCCGCTGGCCCTGGCGACCGGATCGAGCACGGTGGTCATCGCCATCGCCTTCGTCTCCGCACTGTGGCTGCCGGTCTGGAACATCACCGTCATCACCCTGCGCCAGCTGATCACCCCGCCCCACCTCCTGGGCCGGGTGCACGCCACCGCCCGCACGATCAACCTGTGCACCATCCCGGTGGGAGCGGTGGCCGGCGGTCTCCTCGCCGGCTGGGCCTCCGACGTGTGGGGCGAAGGCACCGGGCTCGCCGCCGCCCTGGCCGCCGCGGGCCTGGTCACCGTCAGCGGACTGCCGTTCCTGCTGCGCAAGGAGATCCGTCACATGCGCCAGTTGCCCTCCAGCGAGGAGACACCGTGA
- a CDS encoding ATP-grasp domain-containing protein: MAAPDRRTGGRVGFVELLPPGVRPTPGANGVAGLRAARALHCETVVVTAHRDRLEPVVGELVDTWIDCDTTSADSVADAVAGRRLDALISWADPFAGIAQQAATRLRLDTANPDWPTNGWNDKAAVRARLDDHGLNNARWSVIAPHHDLAAMPLPAPAVVKPVDGFSSLDTVRAATLAELRQAVAAHRRRTGYGDAVTPAGRLICEQELQGPLVSAEGMAVDGRLEIWGHTDRTLSPPPHYVETSVAFSAEPLHPDLDDYAAAVCKALGYRNGPFHFEAVLTDTGPVLVEINTRLVGAGIHRAIDLATSASCAEQVLRGYLGLPLLPPRADGAACLAHLTIPADGRVEAVEGIDAARTSPGVHDVVCSTAVGDTVTTTGSNTDRLCYVLATGETRHEARLAARNAAGKIGITTGPYA, from the coding sequence ATGGCTGCCCCCGACCGGCGCACCGGCGGACGCGTCGGGTTCGTCGAACTCCTGCCGCCCGGCGTCCGGCCGACCCCGGGCGCCAACGGCGTCGCCGGGCTGCGCGCCGCACGCGCGCTCCACTGCGAGACCGTCGTCGTCACCGCCCACCGCGACCGGCTGGAACCGGTCGTCGGCGAACTCGTCGACACCTGGATCGACTGCGACACCACCAGCGCGGACAGCGTCGCCGACGCCGTGGCCGGCCGGCGACTCGACGCGCTCATCAGCTGGGCCGACCCCTTCGCCGGCATCGCCCAGCAGGCGGCGACCCGGCTCCGCCTCGACACGGCCAACCCCGACTGGCCGACCAACGGCTGGAACGACAAGGCCGCCGTACGCGCCCGGCTGGACGACCACGGCCTCAACAACGCCCGCTGGTCGGTCATCGCCCCGCACCACGACCTCGCGGCCATGCCGCTGCCGGCACCGGCCGTGGTCAAACCAGTGGACGGCTTCTCCAGCCTCGACACCGTACGAGCCGCCACCCTCGCGGAACTGCGGCAGGCGGTCGCCGCACACCGGCGCCGCACCGGCTACGGAGACGCGGTGACCCCGGCCGGCCGGCTGATCTGCGAACAGGAGCTGCAGGGTCCGCTGGTCAGCGCCGAGGGCATGGCCGTCGACGGCCGGCTGGAGATTTGGGGTCACACCGACCGGACCCTCAGTCCGCCTCCCCACTACGTCGAGACCAGCGTCGCCTTCTCGGCCGAGCCCCTCCACCCCGACCTGGACGACTACGCGGCCGCCGTGTGCAAGGCGCTCGGCTACCGCAACGGCCCCTTCCACTTCGAGGCCGTACTGACCGACACCGGCCCGGTCCTCGTCGAGATCAACACCCGTCTCGTCGGCGCCGGAATCCACCGGGCCATCGACCTCGCCACCAGCGCCTCCTGCGCGGAACAGGTGCTGCGCGGCTACCTCGGCCTCCCGCTGCTGCCCCCGCGGGCCGACGGCGCGGCCTGCCTCGCCCACCTCACGATCCCGGCCGACGGCCGTGTCGAAGCCGTCGAAGGAATCGACGCCGCCCGCACATCGCCCGGAGTCCACGACGTCGTCTGCTCCACCGCCGTCGGCGACACGGTCACCACCACCGGCTCGAACACCGACCGCCTGTGCTACGTCCTCGCCACCGGCGAAACCCGTCACGAGGCCCGGCTGGCCGCCCGGAACGCAGCTGGGAAAATCGGCATCACGACCGGTCCGTACGCATGA